Within Wyeomyia smithii strain HCP4-BCI-WySm-NY-G18 chromosome 2, ASM2978416v1, whole genome shotgun sequence, the genomic segment ttgattcggcgatgaataacaattgcaactccaccgccggaaccctgaatcctatcatacctatgaaccacgtaattgggatcatattttaattttatgttaggtttcaaaaatgtttcagtaataattgcaatatgcacattatttactgtgaaaaaattaaaaagctcattcgcattggccttcaatgagcgagcattccaatttaatattttaattgttttatttaaaatcattgctaaattttaaattagaaacaattttaatagtaaaatttgtgcctatttgaatggcttcaaacattgattttgcctgcaacatggcgttcataagatcgaacattgcctgttgcaaaaaagaaagtttacctgccgtaataggccccaggcagttgacattagaaaaaaatattttcagcagcaatattagctggagttataggtgtacaattaatttctagcgtgttttgcttacccatattaacggtcattttcgaactaccaacactaggcggtataatgttcgaactacctgtaacctgtgcataagtttaacgggtatgcaaaggagtaggtaaactatgcgtcagtggtacgcttggagaattttgttttgaagttggttttaattgagaaattgaattttgtttaccttgccttgccttaacaattgctaaacggactgggcattgataaaaattcgacatacggttgccgttacaattcgcacagcgaaaatttttactctctttcacagaacatgtgtcctttttgtgagaagtctccacaaatgaggcatttttggtccatgttacaaaactttcgatataattcccattttacacgcacgttatataaagcatgtgctttttcaaaaaaaaataagttattaacctcactgcggttaaaatgaattaaataatttacaagggaaattccagttcgctgactgttttcgcctcgtgatttttgttgcatcagaattacttgggtaggggctataccaagttattctgtcaaagtaattttgatttcatcaacggcttgatcgttggtgagacctttcaatatgACCTTGAaaggcttggcgctcttcgtatcatatgtaaaaaaattatacatctttccagttaaatactgaacaagacgatcacgaccctttactgagtcggctaataagcggcattcacctctacggccaatctgataggtaacttgaacgtcagaaacaaacgttgaaagtccctttttgaatatattaaattcagaagaaatagttaccacaataggtggaactttctccttttttaaagattttatattttgtatagtttcattattggtaacttccatttcaccagcttcttgctcaagcaaaatatcaaaaggatggtcactacagacactcgatgtgtcagaaagagatgcctctcttttcctccccgtagcgatgcgtggtttcttttttcgtcctgccattacaggtgatacgaaaaaagttcaaaaataatatcaaattgcaagtattgagaaagaaagaaataggtagtcttgagaaagactgatgtaagttaacttccaggtaatctttaaaagacacactgacaaaacacaaactttgaagctataggcagtcaaagaccagtccacaagcaaccgaaaatacgtctgatctgtcgggcagctcaagacgcactgaaaatCGTTTGGATTGCTTACTTCATTTTAGTGGTGTTTTAATACAAGATTTGGAGTTAACCTTTAATGAAAAGATTACCTTTGCTATCACTGAGCACTGTAAGAAGCGTATATATATTCAGTGTGAACTTAATTTAAAGAGACCAAGATAAAGGTAACAAAAAAGGCAACaagttaaaatttaaattaaaaataatgataaaaaccCATTGGTCCCGAAGAAAAATTGTTAGGAGATCCAAAAAGACTCGTTAAGGATTAGGATGGAATATGGATTATCTTTGGAATTCCATAATAAAAActattatctgatttatttcTTTTGGAAAAATtccgcaaaaaattttttttgtttattgcgCTTCCTTATCAGTTTCTGATAATAAAACTATGAGCATCATTCTGAAGCTATTACAGAAATCACGAATTCTGAATGAGCGCGGTTTTCGACCATCATAAAAGTCATCAATTTCAGTTAGACATGGCATTGAGACCAAAATCACCCAAATAAAGGTAAATGTATCAGGTTATCATTTAGAGATGTGAAACTAAATTTGGAAGAGATATAAATAATACATTTCCAATTAATATCAAAATTAGGATCATATTTTGTGTTAAATCTATGATTTTTATGGGAATCGAAAATAAAGTTGTTGGTTGGATtaaggtaaaaattttaatttggatcacgactgatttttctttttagACTTAACCCTCTAGGGTCCAATAGCGatatttggcgggcttcagtcaaccctctaaaaagcttcaaaaaattctttaaaagtgtttataatgattcatactGATTTTAcagaagcccgtctagaaattaacttaaGCACCAGAGGGTTAAATCGAGATTGAAGCCAAAATTGGCTTTACAAAGACCCTGATTCGGTATTTAAAATGAGCCTCGAGTTTTTGTTGGATCGGGATTCAAATTAacaaacataatttaaaatagGGTTAATTTTTAGTATTGAGAAGCATATTTATATAAGTATCTGATGAGAGTACTATGACATGATCTATTCGTTTGAGATTTCAATTGAACTCTAGTTCAGCCTTGGAATTAAGGTTATGGTTGTCTTTGGCAATAAAATTTTAGTAGTTATTAAGCACAATTTAGTTGTGAAAGATCAAATGTTCAAAACAAAAGTAAGAAACAATTATTTGAACGGATCCTAACTTGACTGTGAAaagtacgaaaagaaaaatatttttattcaattaaaGTCTCAGAGAGCATTTATAACTGAAACTATGATCAACCGGAGTAAATAACCCTCAGAAAGAAGACTGAGAATTCAATTAATTTTAAGTTTGAATTAGGATTTGGATTTGTGTTTTGTACTTGGAACAGAATTGAGACTAGGTTTGGATTAGGAATTAGATTGTGAGTTGGGTTCAGATTGAGATGGAAATTGGAAGCAAGATTTGAACCTGGATTTCGATACTCACCAGGATATGTACACAGGTTGGGATAAAGGTAACAATTGGAGTTTGAATTTTAACCTTGCTATGAACTAGATTTCGAAACAAGATTTTATTTTTACCATCGTTCTGTATGTTGATAAGAAGATAGATTGTGTATTAGTATCACTGAAATTCGAATGGATTAGGATAATGTTCGAATCCCGATTTGGATACAGGACTATGCTTTTGGTCTTATGGACGTTATGGATTTGTATTTGATTCTGTTTTAGATTACCATTTGGAATGGAATTTACATGTAAATCTTTAACGGAATTCGGTGCAGTGAACATGAAACTGgcaataatttaattttttattcatgTTTTCATGTGATTCATGTGAGTGAAGTTAGCATTAAATTGCATGTTCACATTATGCTTTCAATTCAATGAAACTGCGAAAGggaacaaatttgaaaattgtcatAGATATCCAACCGTAATACAGCTTCAGGTTACGGATTTCAAACAGAGTTTACGATTAAATTTGTGTTATAATATTGGTTATTATGCAGATTGAAAGTAGGATTGGCATTGCCGATCAGAATCAGAACTGCAATTGTTTTTGCCTAGGTTTATTAACGATCGGAATTCGAATTAAAATTCCATCTGTATTtggaattcaatattttaatgtTTCAGCCGGTTTTCAATGAAAATATGGTTTGGATCGCGAAAGATTTTATAAACACTGGGATTATTTTTCTTGAACATTAAATTGTTAAGTTGTGGTGAAACAAATTCTCCTCAAGCTTCCGCTGCCCAACAGCACCCTTTTTGATGAATGGAATCTCATAAATAATGATACCCAGTAGAAAACAACATCACATTACGCATCTTTCTTCCATATCACATAAATCATATTAGGAATTATTGTATGGAAATGAATTAATTTATTCACCGGACCACAAAACGAGGTAATTACCTCTTGATATTCATGCCCCACCATTTGCGTGTGctgattattttttatcatacaATAAACacacctttagtaacaacaaGCATCAGAGTAAACATAATTCAACGCGGCGCAATCTTCCCGCTatagaaacaaacaaaaaacacgcaGACAAAATCTACTTACCGCATTGTACATACTGGTAACGGAGTCAATTTCCCAGGTCGCCGCGTACAGCGGCGAATTGTGGCCGGTTTGTGCGTCCCAGTAGGCATGCAGATCGTACGTCATCACGTTAACGAAGTCTACAAATTGGTTGATCTGCGGAACATTGTAAGCCGATCGGTGATAATCTTTCGTGGCACCCACTGCGATACTCAACAGCAGACCTTCACTGTTAAAGCGACCGCGCAGCTCCGATAGCAGCGTTATAAAATTGATACGATCATCCGGATCACCTCCCCTCAGTGTCGGATATTCCCAGTCAACGTCCAAACCATCGAATCCGTACGTTTTGAGTAGACTAACCACCGACTGAATGAAAGTCGATCTGTATGTTGATGAGGCAGCCATTTTGGAATAAGCTACCGAACCGTCGTTCCAGCCGCCGATCGCCAGAAGCAATTTGACGTTTGGATTTGTTTTCTTCAGAGCCATAAACCGAGTGAACCCCTCTGAAATATTCCAGTTGATGGTTGGTAAAAACTTTGAAACGTAAGGATATTCTACTCACTTAAACTGATATCAGCATATGAATCCAAATGCTTAACCGTGTAGGAAGTGTAA encodes:
- the LOC129720497 gene encoding probable chitinase 2, producing the protein MRIYLSLGVLFCAVSTLNAATDKVVCYFGSWATYRVSNGKFDVENINPSLCTHIIYCFVGLDYTSYTVKHLDSYADISLKGFTRFMALKKTNPNVKLLLAIGGWNDGSVAYSKMAASSTYRSTFIQSVVSLLKTYGFDGLDVDWEYPTLRGGDPDDRINFITLLSELRGRFNSEGLLLSIAVGATKDYHRSAYNVPQINQFVDFVNVMTYDLHAYWDAQTGHNSPLYAATWEIDSVTSMYNAREDCAALNYVYSDACCY